A genomic region of Herbaspirillum sp. DW155 contains the following coding sequences:
- a CDS encoding cupin-like domain-containing protein produces MKQPLPFPSHGPETAHSGAGRLPPRPDFTGLSAAEVAARKAARDKRDAQVRGVASVAEMRQAIREASAVLPAVQEIERIGAQKTAAFRARARAGLPFIMTGMASRWPLSAMSMEDLRKHFGQLPVRARVGDYINTAFAPDRAMQDMTLVDYLAQAMADESGLPPYLGNLELRALNALCQWPNFFEKMGPPRFWIGPAGCITPLHCDYDDNVFAQVWGKKRVWLAPPHHDQYLYPKEANAILFGSPFDPDHPDLERFPLARQAALVCCEVQPGEMLYIPAGWYHQVSSLTFSLSSNRWARGRPLVLTAAESP; encoded by the coding sequence ATGAAACAGCCCCTGCCTTTTCCTTCACATGGCCCTGAAACCGCCCATTCCGGGGCAGGCCGCTTGCCGCCCCGTCCCGACTTCACCGGGCTGAGCGCTGCGGAAGTGGCCGCACGCAAAGCGGCGCGTGACAAGCGCGATGCCCAGGTACGCGGCGTGGCGTCGGTGGCCGAGATGCGCCAGGCCATCCGCGAAGCCAGCGCCGTGCTGCCCGCAGTGCAGGAGATCGAGCGCATCGGAGCGCAGAAGACGGCCGCCTTCCGCGCACGGGCGCGCGCCGGCTTGCCCTTCATCATGACCGGCATGGCCAGCCGCTGGCCGCTGTCGGCGATGTCCATGGAAGACCTGCGCAAGCACTTCGGCCAGTTGCCGGTGCGCGCGCGGGTGGGGGACTACATCAACACCGCCTTCGCGCCGGACCGGGCCATGCAGGACATGACGCTGGTCGATTACCTGGCGCAGGCGATGGCCGATGAGAGCGGGCTTCCGCCCTATCTGGGCAACCTGGAATTGCGGGCCTTGAATGCGCTGTGCCAGTGGCCCAACTTCTTCGAGAAGATGGGGCCGCCGCGCTTCTGGATCGGACCGGCCGGCTGCATCACGCCGCTGCATTGCGACTATGACGACAATGTGTTCGCCCAGGTATGGGGAAAGAAACGCGTCTGGCTGGCGCCGCCGCATCATGACCAGTATCTGTATCCGAAAGAGGCCAACGCCATCCTGTTCGGTTCGCCCTTCGACCCCGATCATCCGGACCTGGAGCGCTTCCCGCTGGCGCGTCAGGCGGCGCTGGTGTGCTGCGAAGTGCAGCCGGGCGAGATGCTCTACATCCCGGCAGGCTGGTACCACCAGGTCAGTTCGCTGACGTTTTCGCTGTCGAGCAATCGCTGGGCGCGCGGGCGGCCATTGGTGTTGACTGCCGCAGAATCGCCATGA
- a CDS encoding DUF4123 domain-containing protein — protein MDHVSRQAPAVAGSADVLIQVLHRHFSAHSDSRCLLWINPVLQDPFDAGEVEQDRRVRLPVAHANFDPLLGPYLVMLDLARRHDSDLLERSVQWAWADWTLEQLQRMRGHSVCGWITCSVSAEDLTRHWAASCYLHRWNGLDTLLRFHDPGVREWLWPILDAQQRHTLLGPAQAIWAIGRQHSLLVQDRSPEDLSAIDSAPSMMRLQLSADQWAGVSDFANVHAAWLQLCSQDSLWADRLAMQAGWPQRTFHSLQHASRYGLRDARCRTLFARHALEIGMDFHLAPLLAPVWLKTAEGLPYGRALEDVIHDRPDLLAGIFRKAL, from the coding sequence ATGGACCACGTGAGCCGCCAAGCGCCAGCAGTGGCTGGCAGCGCTGATGTGCTGATCCAGGTTCTACACCGCCATTTCAGCGCTCATTCGGACAGTCGATGCCTGCTGTGGATTAATCCTGTGCTTCAGGATCCCTTTGACGCCGGTGAAGTGGAGCAAGACAGGCGCGTGCGCCTTCCTGTGGCGCATGCCAACTTCGACCCGCTGCTGGGCCCCTATCTGGTGATGCTGGATCTGGCGCGCCGTCACGACTCCGATCTGCTGGAACGCAGCGTGCAATGGGCTTGGGCCGACTGGACATTGGAGCAGCTACAAAGAATGCGCGGGCATTCGGTATGTGGATGGATCACCTGCTCAGTCAGTGCCGAGGATCTGACCCGACACTGGGCTGCAAGCTGCTATCTCCACAGATGGAACGGACTGGACACCTTGCTGCGGTTTCATGACCCCGGAGTGCGCGAATGGCTTTGGCCCATCCTCGATGCGCAGCAACGCCACACCTTGCTTGGCCCGGCCCAGGCCATCTGGGCCATCGGCCGGCAACACAGCTTGCTGGTTCAGGACCGTTCTCCAGAAGACCTGTCTGCCATCGACAGCGCGCCATCCATGATGCGCCTGCAACTGAGTGCCGACCAGTGGGCTGGTGTCAGTGACTTTGCCAACGTCCATGCCGCATGGCTGCAGCTGTGCTCGCAAGACAGCCTGTGGGCTGACCGGCTCGCCATGCAAGCCGGCTGGCCTCAGCGCACCTTCCACAGTCTGCAACATGCCAGCCGTTACGGTTTGCGCGACGCCCGTTGCCGCACGCTGTTTGCCAGACACGCGCTGGAGATCGGCATGGACTTCCATCTTGCCCCCTTGCTGGCCCCGGTATGGCTGAAGACGGCGGAGGGCCTGCCCTATGGACGGGCTCTGGAAGACGTCATCCACGACCGGCCTGACTTGCTGGCAGGGATTTTTCGAAAGGCACTTTGA
- a CDS encoding T6SS effector BTH_I2691 family protein: MACTNPQNPSCPNCNKSGLAILPVRYCVVPKEVDAFVPAPLGNKVLTVPLRNHNYALRTLRQGFLYLFHEKHPSGSHIKWEVYAVSEAGTLWKMPSAGAIRLVGEEPQCARNGHNLPASVITIEEPQHCKRVWLAFSEHIWSAETLADFERDVKLRDRRMQCLEPATWIAAGGYRHGLAASKRNIEQILEYRPRYDAGTLNRSGMRNISKPAKDGSYFKEVLTRESTVHVSFARADQSETVASLMQQIGKQAKGKDHPPMIMGLWDAVGIVHELNGYRNDVVGWSEKYVDELEQQVSAMMTIDGLREVLGERAARIQEEVLQAQSIRQPDTEPIRARAATRPMQERQKLEEICDLIDDLRMTDISPRVIDPGHLLHRVNRLPEPQRSEELAKVRVKADELVRARGRAGRENVAYARAGAWKKYESRLDKPLLEKFKKNYQAFQEEVARIAEERTEDLVRWLESKSLLDAFSEFHGKNVHDGMVFDDQVGRALFGMNHSLVGQRKIAAWVDDMRATESNLLWRAMALNQVDAMRELDAYLKEAIAHNDKRVLASSLGWDTVFQKSLKSVADVYKKANSLYVANDKAASAKGSMAFDVALKAYPTRGIDRQIMTTGDAIIRRFRIDSALDYGGEKMIQHLLSIRALVDPADSLQLIRVQSKEEGIARQQTMERLRTARTFLMEDKPEMRTVQAEKLRAAWEGFKNSGTHTNAVKDIRLNLLVMFIEGGNFAKMMGEVLKKNDKKSWLALAASGMTITAGLFDITATLVKGIAQDAAGDFDKGASLWSYQRLKLAGGLLSAGGSAIGAYLDYEEYSKASHRERSSLATLYGLKFAGGAANAIISLATALTYSTPYIRHLTSTSVLILTAKKVGQKEIPFIVARGLLMTMGGSLSIALFGLQVLIWIFEEDELQIWCSLCPFGEKRDTPVGYASHREQMLALNKALVELALAPPAKEEDSQRAWGALEDPTLEELRMYF, from the coding sequence ATGGCTTGTACCAATCCTCAGAATCCATCCTGCCCGAACTGCAACAAAAGCGGTCTGGCCATCCTGCCGGTACGCTATTGCGTGGTACCCAAGGAGGTTGATGCATTTGTCCCCGCTCCGTTGGGCAACAAGGTCTTGACGGTTCCTTTGCGCAATCACAACTATGCGCTGCGCACCTTGAGACAGGGTTTCCTCTATCTCTTCCACGAGAAGCATCCCAGCGGCAGCCACATCAAATGGGAAGTCTATGCGGTCTCCGAGGCCGGCACGCTATGGAAGATGCCATCTGCGGGCGCCATCAGGCTGGTCGGCGAGGAACCCCAGTGTGCGCGCAATGGGCACAATCTCCCGGCATCGGTCATCACGATCGAAGAGCCGCAACACTGCAAGCGAGTCTGGCTGGCGTTTTCCGAGCATATATGGAGCGCGGAGACACTGGCCGACTTTGAACGTGACGTCAAACTCCGTGATCGCCGGATGCAGTGCTTGGAGCCAGCGACCTGGATTGCCGCCGGCGGCTATCGCCACGGGCTTGCCGCGAGCAAACGCAACATCGAGCAGATATTGGAATATCGCCCGCGGTATGACGCTGGCACGCTCAACAGAAGCGGCATGAGAAACATCAGCAAGCCGGCCAAGGATGGCAGCTATTTCAAGGAGGTACTCACGCGGGAAAGCACCGTCCATGTCTCCTTTGCCCGTGCGGACCAGAGTGAGACCGTCGCCAGCCTGATGCAGCAGATCGGCAAGCAGGCAAAAGGAAAAGATCATCCGCCCATGATCATGGGGCTGTGGGATGCGGTAGGCATCGTGCATGAGCTCAATGGCTATCGCAATGACGTGGTCGGTTGGTCGGAGAAATACGTTGACGAACTGGAGCAGCAGGTCTCGGCGATGATGACCATTGACGGCTTGCGGGAAGTACTGGGGGAACGCGCGGCACGAATCCAGGAAGAGGTGCTACAGGCCCAGTCCATCAGGCAACCTGATACTGAGCCAATACGGGCCCGTGCCGCGACTCGTCCGATGCAGGAGCGGCAGAAGCTTGAGGAGATTTGCGACCTCATCGATGACTTGCGCATGACGGACATTTCCCCTCGGGTCATCGATCCTGGCCATCTGCTCCACCGCGTCAACCGACTACCTGAACCGCAGCGTAGCGAAGAACTGGCAAAGGTGCGCGTGAAGGCTGACGAACTGGTGCGTGCACGGGGAAGAGCGGGCCGCGAGAATGTTGCCTACGCGCGTGCCGGTGCATGGAAAAAATATGAAAGCCGGCTGGACAAGCCACTGCTGGAAAAATTCAAGAAGAACTACCAGGCTTTCCAGGAAGAGGTCGCTCGCATCGCCGAGGAGCGGACGGAAGACCTGGTGCGCTGGCTGGAATCGAAGAGTCTGCTGGACGCCTTCAGCGAGTTTCATGGAAAGAACGTCCATGACGGCATGGTGTTTGACGATCAGGTCGGCCGTGCGCTCTTTGGCATGAACCACAGCCTGGTTGGCCAGCGCAAGATCGCCGCCTGGGTGGACGACATGCGAGCCACCGAAAGCAATCTGCTATGGCGGGCGATGGCGCTCAATCAGGTCGATGCGATGCGCGAACTCGATGCCTACCTGAAAGAGGCCATCGCCCACAACGACAAGCGGGTGCTGGCGTCCAGCCTTGGCTGGGACACCGTCTTTCAAAAGAGCCTGAAGTCGGTGGCCGACGTCTACAAGAAGGCCAACAGCCTCTACGTCGCTAACGACAAGGCGGCCTCCGCCAAAGGGTCGATGGCCTTCGATGTCGCACTCAAGGCGTATCCCACGCGGGGCATCGATCGTCAGATCATGACGACGGGTGACGCCATCATTCGGCGATTCAGGATCGACAGCGCGCTCGATTATGGGGGCGAGAAAATGATCCAGCACCTCTTGAGCATCCGGGCACTGGTGGACCCGGCGGACTCGCTGCAACTGATACGGGTGCAATCGAAGGAAGAAGGCATTGCGCGACAGCAGACCATGGAACGGCTGCGCACGGCCCGGACCTTCCTGATGGAAGACAAGCCGGAGATGAGAACGGTGCAGGCGGAGAAGTTGCGCGCGGCCTGGGAAGGATTCAAGAACAGCGGCACGCACACCAATGCCGTCAAGGACATCCGGTTGAACCTGCTGGTCATGTTCATCGAGGGCGGCAACTTTGCCAAGATGATGGGCGAAGTCCTGAAGAAGAACGATAAGAAAAGCTGGCTGGCGCTGGCCGCTTCAGGCATGACGATTACGGCGGGCCTGTTCGATATCACAGCGACGCTGGTGAAAGGGATTGCGCAGGACGCGGCAGGTGATTTTGACAAGGGCGCTTCGCTCTGGAGCTATCAGCGGTTGAAGTTGGCGGGGGGGTTGTTGAGTGCGGGGGGATCGGCGATTGGGGCTTATTTGGACTATGAGGAATACAGCAAAGCCTCACATAGAGAGCGTTCAAGTCTAGCTACGCTATATGGACTGAAATTTGCGGGGGGAGCAGCTAACGCGATCATATCGCTAGCTACTGCCTTAACCTACTCAACACCCTATATCCGCCATTTAACTTCCACGTCGGTTCTTATCCTCACCGCAAAGAAAGTAGGTCAGAAAGAGATCCCGTTCATTGTTGCAAGAGGTTTACTGATGACAATGGGAGGCTCTCTTTCTATCGCCTTATTCGGTTTGCAGGTTCTGATATGGATTTTCGAAGAGGACGAGCTGCAAATATGGTGCTCCCTCTGCCCATTTGGAGAGAAACGCGACACCCCCGTTGGGTACGCGTCCCATAGGGAACAAATGCTGGCTCTCAACAAGGCCCTGGTGGAGCTGGCGCTAGCACCTCCTGCAAAGGAAGAAGACTCCCAAAGAGCTTGGGGAGCACTTGAAGATCCAACATTGGAAGAGTTGCGAATGTATTTTTGA
- a CDS encoding putative type VI secretion system effector, which produces MTDFIDIPNSSDLQKVTGHIRNFRKSRETANFFFTARDQSNMRLGAILSALIGDSGQAATLSNYASSMEGIGDYVQFELEGRRAYGWLWGSPFKDGDYVEAVIKKQGGSYELFALYKPVERTIALYPHCIKGTRAYLRAALRRTLFANAFFIIALSLLFLFGGKQSLEQGIKFISSREALGGLFLGMVITSGICFTMLRKWLPFAKLAEKIFRALEFPSPSDINLWESTTRLTAPDEDDEDEEDNGLYFKY; this is translated from the coding sequence ATGACCGACTTTATAGACATCCCCAACAGTAGCGATCTTCAGAAAGTGACAGGCCACATCCGAAATTTCAGGAAGTCACGCGAGACAGCCAATTTCTTCTTCACGGCACGCGATCAGAGCAACATGCGCCTCGGAGCCATTCTGTCGGCCTTGATCGGTGACTCCGGGCAGGCGGCGACTCTGTCGAACTATGCCTCGTCCATGGAGGGTATCGGCGATTATGTTCAATTTGAGTTGGAAGGACGTCGTGCCTATGGGTGGTTGTGGGGCAGCCCATTCAAAGACGGCGACTATGTAGAAGCTGTGATCAAGAAGCAAGGTGGCAGTTACGAATTGTTCGCTCTGTACAAACCAGTGGAACGAACTATCGCGCTTTACCCCCATTGCATCAAGGGAACCCGCGCATACCTGCGCGCTGCCTTGAGACGGACCTTGTTTGCCAACGCTTTTTTCATCATTGCGCTTTCTCTTTTATTTCTGTTTGGCGGGAAACAGTCACTGGAGCAAGGAATCAAATTTATTTCCTCAAGGGAAGCCCTGGGGGGTCTCTTCCTTGGCATGGTAATCACCTCGGGAATCTGCTTTACCATGCTTCGAAAATGGCTTCCGTTTGCCAAGCTGGCAGAAAAGATCTTTCGTGCGCTGGAGTTTCCATCACCGTCCGACATCAATTTGTGGGAGTCAACCACACGGCTGACCGCACCGGATGAGGATGACGAAGATGAGGAAGACAACGGCCTCTATTTCAAATATTAG
- a CDS encoding putative type VI secretion system effector, giving the protein MTDFIDIPNSNDLQKLSGHIKNFRKSRETANFFFTARDQSNMRLGAILWGLIGDSGQAATLSNYASSMEDMGDYVQSELDGRSLAGWLWGSPFKEGDYVEAAVKKQGSRYELFALYKPEERTIALYPHCIRGTRAFLRIALQRTLFVNLILLTTVSLLILFGFNQPLTYGMEFFSSKEGMLGLLAGVLISTGCCLAMTWKWLPFAKLAEKIFRALDFPSPSNINLSESTKRLTAQDEDDEDEEDHGLYFKY; this is encoded by the coding sequence ATGACCGACTTTATAGACATCCCCAACAGCAACGATCTCCAGAAATTATCAGGCCATATAAAGAATTTCAGGAAGTCACGCGAGACAGCCAATTTCTTCTTCACTGCACGCGATCAGAGCAACATGCGCCTCGGAGCAATTCTGTGGGGCTTGATCGGTGACTCCGGGCAAGCGGCGACTCTATCGAATTATGCCTCGTCCATGGAGGACATGGGCGATTACGTTCAATCTGAACTGGACGGACGTTCTCTGGCCGGATGGCTCTGGGGCAGTCCCTTCAAGGAGGGCGACTATGTGGAAGCGGCCGTCAAAAAGCAAGGCAGCCGTTACGAGTTGTTCGCCTTATACAAACCAGAAGAACGAACTATTGCCCTCTATCCCCATTGCATCAGAGGGACCCGCGCCTTCTTGCGCATCGCACTGCAGCGGACCCTTTTCGTCAATCTGATCCTTCTTACGACGGTTTCTCTCTTGATACTGTTCGGCTTCAACCAACCACTAACATACGGGATGGAATTTTTTTCCTCAAAGGAGGGCATGCTGGGTTTACTCGCAGGAGTCTTAATCTCCACTGGGTGTTGCCTCGCGATGACTTGGAAATGGCTTCCCTTCGCCAAACTGGCAGAAAAGATCTTTCGTGCGCTGGACTTCCCGTCACCCTCCAACATCAATTTGTCGGAATCCACCAAGCGTCTAACCGCACAGGATGAGGATGACGAAGATGAGGAAGACCACGGCCTCTATTTCAAATATTAG
- a CDS encoding putative type VI secretion system effector has translation MTDFIDIPNSNDLQKLSGHIKNFRKSRETANFFFTARDQSNMRLGAILSALIGDSGQAATLSNYASSMEGIGDYIQLELDGRTLRGWLWGSPFKDGDYVEAAVRRQGNCYELFALYKPGERTIALYPHCIKGTRAFLRSAVRKTLVTNALFLTAISLIILLGGNQSLSYRIEFISSIEARWGFLLAIALTTGICFAILWKWLPFAKLAEKIFRALDFPRPAEVNLSESTKRLTAQDEDDEDEEDNGLYFKY, from the coding sequence ATGACCGACTTTATAGACATCCCCAACAGCAATGATCTTCAGAAATTATCAGGCCATATAAAGAATTTCAGGAAGTCACGCGAGACAGCCAATTTCTTCTTCACCGCACGCGATCAAAGCAACATGCGCCTCGGAGCGATTCTGTCGGCCTTGATCGGTGACTCCGGGCAGGCGGCGACTCTGTCGAACTATGCCTCTTCCATGGAGGGCATCGGAGACTATATTCAACTTGAGCTTGACGGGCGTACTCTCCGTGGATGGTTATGGGGAAGTCCTTTCAAGGACGGCGACTATGTAGAAGCCGCCGTCAGGCGACAAGGAAACTGCTACGAGCTGTTCGCTTTGTATAAACCGGGGGAACGCACTATTGCCCTTTATCCCCATTGCATCAAAGGCACGCGTGCTTTCTTACGTAGCGCCGTAAGAAAGACCTTGGTTACCAACGCTCTCTTTCTCACAGCCATTTCCCTCATCATCCTTTTGGGCGGAAATCAGTCGCTGAGCTACCGGATAGAATTCATTTCTTCAATAGAAGCGAGGTGGGGATTCTTGCTTGCCATCGCACTCACCACTGGTATTTGCTTCGCCATACTTTGGAAATGGCTCCCCTTTGCAAAGCTCGCGGAAAAAATATTTCGTGCTCTAGATTTTCCGCGACCCGCCGAGGTCAATTTGTCGGAATCCACCAAGCGTCTAACCGCACAGGATGAGGATGACGAAGATGAGGAAGACAACGGTCTCTATTTCAAATATTAA
- the gatB gene encoding Asp-tRNA(Asn)/Glu-tRNA(Gln) amidotransferase subunit GatB: MQWEVVIGLETHTQLSTQSKIFSGSSTRFGAEPNTQASPVDLALPGVLPVLNKGAVERAIQFGLAIGATIAPRSVFARKNYFYPDLPKGYQISQFEIPVVQGGTMSFAVEKDGKTEIKTINLTRAHLEEDAGKSLHEDYQGMTGIDLNRAGTPLLEIVTEPEMRSAAEAVGYAKALHSLVMWLGICDGNMQEGSFRCDANVSVRPVGQEKFGTRCEIKNLNSFRFLEEAINYEVRRQIELIEDGGTVVQETRLYDPDKKETRSMRSKEDAQDYRYFPDPDLPPLAISQEWIERVKATMPELPAAMRARFVAEYALPEYDAMVLTQSKGMASYFEAVVAAAGKEQAKPAANWLMGDVASTLNREDTDIADAPVKAAQLALLLKRIADGTISNKIAKEVFAGMWEARSDKETLADDIIEAKGLKQISDSGALEAIVDQVLAANEKSVAEFRAGKEQAINALIGQAMKATRGKANPAQLTELLRKKLVG, translated from the coding sequence ATGCAGTGGGAAGTCGTCATCGGCCTCGAAACGCACACGCAGCTTTCGACCCAATCCAAGATCTTCAGCGGCAGCTCGACCCGCTTCGGCGCCGAACCCAACACCCAGGCCAGCCCCGTGGACCTGGCCTTGCCGGGCGTGCTGCCGGTCCTGAACAAGGGCGCGGTGGAACGCGCGATCCAGTTTGGTCTCGCCATCGGTGCCACCATCGCCCCGCGCTCGGTGTTCGCGCGCAAGAATTACTTCTATCCCGACCTGCCCAAGGGCTACCAGATCAGCCAGTTCGAGATCCCGGTGGTGCAAGGCGGCACCATGTCCTTCGCCGTCGAGAAGGACGGCAAGACCGAGATCAAGACCATCAACCTGACCCGCGCCCACCTCGAAGAAGACGCCGGCAAGTCCCTGCACGAGGACTACCAGGGCATGACCGGCATCGACCTGAACCGCGCCGGCACGCCCTTGCTGGAAATCGTCACCGAACCCGAGATGCGCAGCGCCGCCGAAGCCGTTGGCTATGCCAAGGCCCTGCATTCGCTGGTGATGTGGCTGGGCATTTGCGACGGCAACATGCAGGAAGGCTCGTTCCGCTGCGACGCCAACGTCTCCGTGCGTCCGGTCGGCCAGGAAAAATTCGGCACCCGTTGCGAGATCAAGAACCTGAACTCCTTCCGCTTCCTGGAAGAGGCCATCAACTACGAAGTGCGCCGCCAGATCGAACTGATCGAAGACGGCGGCACCGTGGTGCAGGAAACCCGCCTCTACGATCCGGACAAGAAGGAAACCCGCTCCATGCGCAGCAAGGAAGACGCGCAGGACTACCGTTACTTCCCCGACCCCGACCTGCCGCCGCTGGCCATCTCGCAGGAGTGGATCGAGCGCGTCAAGGCCACCATGCCCGAGCTGCCCGCCGCCATGCGCGCGCGTTTCGTGGCCGAGTATGCGCTGCCGGAATACGATGCGATGGTGCTGACCCAATCCAAGGGCATGGCCTCCTACTTCGAAGCCGTGGTTGCTGCCGCCGGCAAGGAACAAGCCAAGCCGGCCGCCAACTGGTTGATGGGTGACGTGGCCTCCACGCTCAACCGCGAAGACACCGACATCGCCGATGCCCCCGTGAAGGCTGCACAACTGGCGCTGCTGTTGAAGCGCATCGCCGATGGCACCATCTCCAACAAGATCGCCAAGGAAGTCTTCGCCGGCATGTGGGAAGCCAGGTCCGACAAGGAGACCCTGGCCGACGACATCATCGAAGCCAAGGGATTGAAGCAGATCTCCGACAGCGGCGCGCTGGAAGCCATCGTGGACCAGGTGCTGGCGGCCAATGAAAAGTCGGTGGCCGAATTCCGCGCCGGCAAGGAACAGGCCATCAACGCCCTGATCGGCCAGGCCATGAAGGCCACGCGCGGCAAGGCCAATCCGGCGCAATTGACCGAACTGCTGCGCAAGAAGCTGGTGGGCTGA
- the gatA gene encoding Asp-tRNA(Asn)/Glu-tRNA(Gln) amidotransferase subunit GatA, producing the protein MHKLTLKELSAQLQARKISATELATLFLDRIEASDLNAFLHVDRALTLAQAQAADARLAGNDAPALTGVPIAHKDIFVTRNWRTTAGSRMLQNYVSPFDATVVEQFNAAGMVTLGKLNCDEFAMGSSNENSFYGPVKNPWDKTAIPGGSSGGSAAAVAARLVPAATATDTGGSIRQPASLCGVTGIKPTYGSVSRYGMIAFASSLDQGGPIARTAEDCGLLLNTMIGFDERDSTSLQRPKEDFTRSLNQSLQGLRIGVPKEFFGAGLAADVEAAVRGALAEFEKLGATLVDISLPKTELSIPVYYVIAPAEASSNLSRFDGVRYGHRAADYKDLAEMYKKSRAEGFGEEVKRRILVGSYVLSHGYYDAYYLQAQKIRRLIAEDFQRALAGPDRQCDVIMGPVSPTVAWDLGDKADDPVANYLADIFTLSTSLAGLPGMSIPCGFGQGEKNGKRPVGLQIIGNYFDEARLLNVAHQFQQATDWHLREPA; encoded by the coding sequence ATGCACAAGCTCACCCTCAAAGAACTGTCCGCGCAACTGCAAGCGCGCAAGATTTCCGCCACTGAACTGGCGACCCTGTTCCTGGACCGCATCGAGGCCAGCGATCTCAATGCCTTCCTGCACGTGGACCGCGCACTGACCCTGGCGCAGGCCCAGGCCGCCGATGCGCGCCTGGCCGGCAATGATGCGCCTGCTCTGACCGGTGTGCCCATTGCGCACAAGGACATCTTCGTCACCCGCAACTGGCGCACCACGGCCGGTTCGCGCATGCTGCAAAATTATGTGAGCCCCTTCGACGCGACCGTGGTGGAACAGTTCAACGCCGCCGGCATGGTCACCCTGGGCAAGCTCAACTGCGACGAATTCGCCATGGGCTCCAGCAACGAGAATTCCTTCTATGGTCCGGTCAAGAACCCCTGGGACAAGACCGCCATCCCCGGCGGCTCCTCGGGCGGCTCGGCCGCTGCCGTGGCCGCGCGTCTGGTGCCGGCGGCCACCGCCACCGACACCGGCGGCTCGATCCGCCAGCCGGCCTCGCTGTGCGGCGTGACCGGCATCAAGCCGACCTATGGCAGCGTGTCGCGCTACGGCATGATCGCCTTCGCCTCTTCGCTGGACCAGGGCGGCCCGATTGCCAGGACGGCCGAAGATTGCGGCCTGCTGTTGAACACCATGATCGGCTTCGACGAGCGCGATTCCACCAGCCTGCAACGCCCCAAGGAAGATTTCACCCGCTCGCTGAACCAGAGCCTGCAAGGCCTGCGCATCGGCGTGCCCAAGGAATTCTTCGGCGCCGGCCTGGCCGCCGACGTGGAAGCGGCCGTGCGTGGCGCCCTGGCCGAGTTCGAGAAGCTCGGTGCGACCCTGGTCGACATTTCGCTGCCCAAGACCGAGCTGTCCATTCCCGTGTATTACGTGATCGCCCCGGCCGAGGCCTCCTCTAACCTGTCGCGCTTCGACGGCGTGCGCTACGGCCATCGCGCCGCCGACTACAAGGACCTGGCCGAGATGTACAAGAAGTCGCGTGCCGAAGGCTTTGGCGAGGAAGTCAAGCGCCGCATCCTGGTCGGCTCCTACGTGCTCTCGCACGGCTATTACGACGCCTACTACCTGCAGGCCCAGAAGATCCGCCGCCTGATCGCCGAAGACTTCCAGCGCGCCCTGGCCGGCCCCGACCGCCAGTGCGACGTCATCATGGGCCCGGTCTCGCCCACCGTCGCCTGGGACTTGGGCGACAAGGCCGATGACCCGGTGGCCAACTACCTGGCCGACATCTTCACGCTTTCCACCAGCCTGGCCGGTTTGCCCGGCATGTCCATCCCCTGTGGATTCGGACAGGGCGAGAAGAACGGCAAGCGCCCGGTCGGCCTGCAGATCATCGGCAATTATTTCGACGAGGCGCGCCTGCTGAACGTGGCGCACCAGTTCCAGCAGGCCACCGACTGGCACCTGCGCGAACCGGCCTGA